AACAACTGGTTGATGCATTAAAAAACAATGATGAGCAGGTGCTGCGGGACTTATATGTTGGTAATTTCAGGAAAACAGAAGCATTTATTCTAAAAAACAATGGTACTTCAGCCCAAGCAAAAGATATTTTTCAAGAAGCCATTATGGCAACGTGGCAGAACGTGAGATTAGATAAATTTAAACCTAACTCTAAATCTGCTTTGCAAGGCTATTTGTACACCATTGCTAAGAATAAATGGTTAGACCATGTGCGATCTGCGCAATATAAAAAGACGAAATCTATTGAAAACAGCATGTTTTTGGAAAATGATGAGATGATTGAAGAACATACAGAAAAAGAACAAAGGCTACATACCATTGAACAAAATTTCGAAAAACTCGGAGAAGAATGTCGCGAATTACTAAAGCAATTTTATTATCAGAAGAAAAGCTTAAGAGAAATTGCTGCAGGCTATAATATAGGAGAGGCTTCTGCACGTAATAAAAA
This Rasiella rasia DNA region includes the following protein-coding sequences:
- a CDS encoding RNA polymerase sigma factor produces the protein MLEQQQLVDALKNNDEQVLRDLYVGNFRKTEAFILKNNGTSAQAKDIFQEAIMATWQNVRLDKFKPNSKSALQGYLYTIAKNKWLDHVRSAQYKKTKSIENSMFLENDEMIEEHTEKEQRLHTIEQNFEKLGEECRELLKQFYYQKKSLREIAAGYNIGEASARNKKYRCINKLKALVGAPK